The Salinispora tropica CNB-440 genome has a window encoding:
- a CDS encoding glycoside hydrolase family 48 protein — translation MNRRRRWATVTAAVLAVAGGATLPAQAASAAPACDVVYTTNDWGNGFTANITLTNLGDPITGWTLRFAFAGNQTITHGWSASWSQSGNDVTATNESWNGNLGTGGTAQIGFNAAYSGTNADPTSFSVNGVPCGGVQQPPTVSLNVPAGPFEAPADVPLTATASDPDGSISRVDFYRNGLLVNTDTTAPYAYTLPGLPAGSYIVQAKAYDDTGLSAIAEQFFTVAPASGPQLVATPATVGVPEGGSATVTLTLSAAPAADVLVSLGRTGDPDLTVAPTSLTLTTGNWNTGVDVTVSAAEDADTAGGSATITASAAGLAALTITATEIDNDTPGGDNEYVARFLTQYGKIKNSGYFSSEGVPYHSIETLIVEAPDHGHETTSEAFSFWLWLEAQYGRVTEDWAPFTNAWTVLENYIIPSSADQPTAGASGTAQYAAEYDLPSQYPAQLQPSVPVGQDPLRGELQSTYGTGDIYGMHWLLDVDNTYGFGRCGDGTTRPAYINTFQRGQQESVWETVPQPSCETFTHGGQYGFLDISVQEQNAPAQQWKYTNAPDADARAVQAAYWALTWAKQQGRAAEVAATVAKAAKLGDYLRYAMFDKYFKQIGNCVGASTCPAGSGRESAHYLLSWYYAWGGAYESGQNWSWRIGSSHNHFGYQNPFAAWALTTVPELEPRSPSATTDWARSLERQLELYTWLQSAEGAIAGGATNSWGGRYAQPPAGTPTFYGMFYDEKPVYHDPPSNQWFGMQVWSMHRIAELYLETGDARAEALLDRWVPWAIANTRLGADWSIPAELTWTGQPNTWNPTNPEPNTDLHVEVTETGQDVGAAAAYARTLIAYAARSGNVTAKTTAKGLLDALHAASDALGVSTVEKRGDYERFDDVYDASTGQGLYLPPGWTGTMPNGDVIEAGRSFVEIRSFYLNDPDWPKVQAYLDGGAEPTFRYHRFWAQADVAMAYADFGRLFPND, via the coding sequence ATGAACCGACGCCGCCGCTGGGCGACAGTCACCGCGGCGGTGCTGGCGGTAGCCGGCGGGGCGACCTTACCCGCGCAGGCCGCGTCGGCCGCGCCGGCCTGCGACGTGGTCTACACGACCAACGACTGGGGCAACGGCTTCACTGCGAACATCACCCTCACCAATCTCGGTGACCCGATCACGGGCTGGACCCTGCGGTTTGCCTTCGCCGGCAACCAGACCATCACCCACGGCTGGTCGGCGAGCTGGAGCCAGAGCGGCAACGACGTCACCGCCACCAACGAGTCGTGGAACGGCAACCTCGGCACCGGCGGCACCGCGCAGATCGGCTTCAACGCCGCGTACAGCGGTACCAACGCCGACCCGACCTCCTTCTCCGTCAACGGCGTCCCCTGCGGTGGTGTCCAGCAGCCGCCGACGGTCTCGCTGAACGTGCCGGCCGGGCCCTTCGAGGCGCCGGCCGACGTGCCGCTGACGGCCACCGCCAGCGACCCGGACGGGAGTATCAGCAGGGTCGACTTCTATCGCAACGGCCTGCTGGTCAACACCGACACCACCGCTCCGTACGCGTACACTCTGCCGGGCCTACCGGCCGGCTCCTACATCGTGCAGGCCAAGGCGTACGACGACACCGGGCTCAGCGCCATCGCGGAGCAGTTCTTCACCGTCGCGCCCGCCTCCGGCCCGCAGCTGGTCGCCACCCCCGCCACGGTGGGCGTACCGGAGGGTGGCAGCGCCACCGTGACGCTGACGTTGAGTGCCGCACCGGCTGCGGACGTCCTGGTGAGCCTCGGCCGGACCGGTGACCCCGACCTCACCGTCGCCCCCACCTCGCTGACGCTGACCACCGGGAACTGGAACACCGGTGTCGACGTGACCGTGTCGGCGGCCGAGGATGCCGACACCGCCGGGGGCAGCGCGACGATCACCGCCTCCGCCGCCGGTCTCGCCGCCTTGACGATCACCGCGACGGAGATTGACAACGACACTCCCGGTGGCGACAACGAGTACGTCGCGCGGTTCCTCACCCAGTACGGAAAGATCAAGAATTCCGGGTACTTCAGCTCCGAGGGGGTGCCGTACCACTCCATCGAGACCCTGATCGTCGAGGCGCCGGACCACGGCCACGAGACCACGAGTGAGGCGTTCAGCTTCTGGCTCTGGCTGGAGGCGCAGTACGGCCGGGTGACCGAGGACTGGGCACCGTTCACCAACGCCTGGACGGTGCTGGAGAACTACATCATCCCCTCCTCCGCCGACCAACCCACCGCGGGTGCTTCCGGCACCGCGCAGTACGCCGCCGAGTACGACCTGCCCAGCCAGTACCCGGCGCAACTGCAACCGAGCGTCCCGGTCGGCCAGGACCCGTTGCGGGGTGAACTCCAGTCCACCTACGGCACCGGTGACATCTACGGCATGCACTGGCTGCTCGACGTGGACAACACCTACGGCTTCGGTCGGTGCGGCGACGGCACCACCCGGCCGGCGTACATCAACACCTTCCAGCGCGGGCAGCAGGAGTCGGTCTGGGAGACCGTCCCGCAGCCGTCCTGCGAGACCTTCACCCACGGCGGGCAGTACGGCTTCCTGGACATCTCCGTCCAGGAGCAGAACGCGCCGGCTCAGCAGTGGAAGTACACCAACGCGCCGGACGCCGACGCCCGGGCGGTGCAGGCCGCGTACTGGGCGCTGACCTGGGCCAAACAGCAGGGAAGGGCCGCGGAGGTGGCGGCCACCGTGGCCAAGGCCGCCAAGTTGGGCGACTACCTGCGGTACGCGATGTTCGACAAGTACTTCAAGCAGATCGGCAACTGTGTCGGGGCGTCCACCTGCCCTGCCGGCAGTGGCCGGGAGTCCGCGCACTACCTGCTGTCCTGGTACTACGCCTGGGGCGGCGCGTACGAGTCGGGTCAGAACTGGTCGTGGCGGATCGGCTCCAGCCACAACCACTTCGGCTACCAGAACCCCTTCGCGGCCTGGGCGTTGACCACCGTGCCGGAACTCGAGCCGCGGTCGCCGAGCGCGACCACCGACTGGGCCCGGAGTCTGGAACGGCAGCTGGAGTTGTATACCTGGCTTCAGTCCGCCGAGGGCGCGATCGCCGGTGGCGCGACCAACAGCTGGGGCGGCCGGTACGCGCAACCGCCCGCGGGCACGCCGACCTTCTACGGCATGTTCTACGACGAGAAGCCCGTCTACCACGACCCGCCGTCGAACCAGTGGTTCGGCATGCAGGTCTGGTCGATGCACCGGATCGCCGAGTTGTACCTCGAGACCGGTGACGCCCGGGCCGAGGCGCTGCTGGACAGGTGGGTGCCGTGGGCGATCGCCAACACCAGGCTGGGCGCCGACTGGTCGATACCGGCCGAACTCACCTGGACGGGCCAGCCGAACACGTGGAACCCGACCAACCCGGAGCCGAACACCGACCTGCACGTCGAGGTGACCGAGACCGGCCAGGACGTCGGCGCCGCCGCGGCCTATGCCCGGACCTTGATCGCATACGCGGCGAGGTCGGGGAACGTGACCGCGAAGACCACCGCCAAGGGGCTGTTGGACGCGTTGCACGCCGCCAGCGATGCCCTGGGTGTGTCGACGGTGGAGAAGCGGGGCGACTACGAGCGCTTCGACGATGTCTACGACGCCAGCACCGGGCAGGGCCTCTACCTGCCGCCGGGCTGGACGGGCACGATGCCCAACGGCGACGTGATCGAGGCGGGCCGGAGCTTCGTCGAGATCCGGTCGTTCTACCTCAACGATCCGGACTGGCCGAAGGTCCAGGCGTATCTGGATGGCGGCGCCGAGCCGACGTTCCGCTACCACCGGTTCTGGGCTCAGGCTGATGTCGCGATGGCGTACGCGGACTTCGGACGGCTCTTCCCGAACGATTGA
- a CDS encoding GH1 family beta-glucosidase: MSTHPRQQPLPHAASPDSLERKPAGTLRFPPGFGWGAATSAYQIEGAAKEDGRGESIWDTFSHTPGRVHNGDTGDIAADHYHRYDADLDLMAELGLRSYRFSIAWPRIQPDGTGAPNQRGLDFYRRLLDGLHDRGIQPVATLFHWDLPQALQDRGGWESREVTHRFADYADHVFRALGDRVPTWLTINEPKTVVQNGYLSGHHAPGHQDPQAAYLVAHHLQLAHGLAVRAYRALGGTGRIGPAFNLHPCYPADSSPGTTEATWRYDGYENRLYLDSTLTGRYPQDVLDDLGPDHRMVRGIHDGDLDIISAPVDLLAVQYYTPYYVTAAGTTVRRWPTSEASWQQIYPEGMYDILTRVTRDYGPIPLTVTENGLPTPDTLAADGTVDDGERIQFLRDHLAAAHRAIADGVPLESFHVWSLLDNFEWAEGYDQRWGLVYVDYPTQRRVPKRSAHWYREVIAAGGF; encoded by the coding sequence ATGTCGACACACCCCCGACAGCAGCCGCTCCCCCACGCCGCTTCCCCCGACAGCCTGGAGCGTAAGCCGGCGGGCACCCTGCGCTTCCCGCCCGGCTTCGGCTGGGGAGCCGCCACCTCCGCCTACCAGATCGAGGGCGCGGCCAAGGAGGACGGCCGGGGCGAGTCAATCTGGGACACCTTCAGCCACACCCCCGGGCGGGTCCACAACGGCGACACCGGTGACATCGCCGCGGACCACTACCACCGCTACGATGCGGACCTCGACCTCATGGCCGAGTTGGGCCTGCGCAGCTACCGGTTCTCCATTGCCTGGCCTCGCATCCAGCCCGACGGCACCGGTGCGCCCAACCAGCGCGGGCTGGACTTCTACCGCCGTCTTCTCGACGGGCTACACGACCGCGGCATTCAGCCGGTGGCGACGTTGTTCCACTGGGACCTTCCCCAGGCACTCCAGGACCGGGGCGGCTGGGAGTCCCGGGAGGTCACCCACCGCTTCGCCGACTACGCCGACCACGTCTTCCGGGCTCTCGGGGACCGGGTGCCGACCTGGCTCACCATCAACGAACCGAAGACCGTCGTGCAGAACGGCTACCTCTCCGGCCACCACGCCCCCGGTCACCAGGACCCGCAGGCCGCGTATCTGGTCGCGCACCACCTGCAACTCGCGCACGGATTGGCCGTCCGGGCGTACCGGGCCCTCGGTGGGACCGGTCGCATCGGTCCGGCGTTCAACCTGCACCCGTGCTACCCGGCCGACTCCTCCCCCGGCACGACCGAGGCCACCTGGCGCTACGACGGCTACGAGAACCGGCTCTACCTCGACTCGACGCTCACCGGTCGCTACCCCCAGGACGTTCTCGACGACCTCGGCCCAGACCACCGCATGGTCCGCGGCATCCACGACGGCGACCTCGACATCATCTCCGCCCCCGTTGACCTACTGGCGGTGCAGTACTACACCCCGTACTACGTCACCGCCGCGGGCACCACCGTACGGCGCTGGCCCACCTCCGAGGCCTCCTGGCAGCAGATCTACCCCGAGGGCATGTACGACATCCTCACCCGGGTCACCCGGGACTACGGCCCGATCCCGCTGACCGTCACCGAGAACGGCCTGCCCACCCCCGACACCCTCGCCGCCGACGGGACGGTCGACGACGGCGAGCGGATCCAGTTCCTCCGGGACCATCTGGCCGCCGCGCACCGCGCCATCGCCGATGGGGTACCGCTGGAGAGCTTCCACGTCTGGTCGCTGCTGGACAACTTCGAGTGGGCCGAAGGCTACGACCAGCGCTGGGGGCTGGTGTACGTGGACTACCCGACCCAACGCCGCGTGCCCAAGCGCAGCGCACACTGGTACCGCGAGGTGATCGCGGCCGGCGGGTTCTGA
- a CDS encoding FGGY family carbohydrate kinase, with product MTILALDLGTSSVRGLVLDEAARLLPGALARRRVNLAVGEDGAGTLDAQGYLACLGQCLDELAADGHLDGVELVAACAQWHSVVALDADGTPVGPVLTWLDTRPTPVSGHPGPADPEEFHQRTGTWWHRCYWSVRLPWLRARVGDHAIRFAGLAEYALSVLLDPVPMSVSQASGTGLLDLGTMEWDPEACALAETGPGELPELAPVGWHGRLRAEYARRWPPLAGARWTAPIGDGAASNVGSGCVDPGRAAITVGTSAAVRVVRAVVPGEPLPRLAPSLWRYRVDQRHIVTGTAYSAGGNLFAWANRELRLPDRAELNAALARVPVVGGGPAANVCFGGDRPPGLALAGSGAVNGLGFGTTAVEILAGLMRGLSELVAVDLAVLESELDSRPVEVVLGGGAMVASEWWRRAFAVALAPRPVWHQRNPEIGAIGAALVALGRIGDAAGVADLDRTGELTAPS from the coding sequence ATGACGATTCTCGCGCTGGACCTGGGTACCTCCTCGGTACGTGGCCTGGTGCTCGACGAGGCAGCCCGGCTGCTGCCCGGTGCGTTGGCTCGGCGGCGGGTGAACCTCGCTGTCGGCGAGGACGGCGCCGGCACGCTGGATGCGCAGGGCTACCTCGCCTGCCTGGGGCAGTGCCTGGACGAGTTGGCCGCTGACGGGCATTTGGACGGCGTCGAACTGGTGGCGGCCTGCGCGCAGTGGCACTCGGTGGTCGCGCTCGACGCCGACGGCACCCCGGTCGGCCCGGTGCTCACCTGGCTGGACACCCGACCGACGCCGGTGTCCGGGCATCCCGGACCGGCCGACCCGGAGGAGTTTCACCAGCGCACCGGCACCTGGTGGCATCGCTGCTACTGGTCGGTTCGGTTGCCCTGGCTGCGGGCGCGAGTCGGTGACCACGCCATCCGCTTCGCCGGGCTGGCCGAGTACGCCCTCAGCGTGCTGCTGGACCCGGTCCCCATGTCGGTGTCGCAGGCCTCCGGCACCGGCCTGCTCGACCTCGGCACGATGGAATGGGACCCGGAGGCGTGTGCGCTGGCCGAGACCGGCCCGGGGGAGTTGCCGGAGTTGGCGCCGGTGGGCTGGCATGGTCGGCTGCGCGCGGAGTACGCGCGCCGCTGGCCTCCGCTGGCCGGGGCGCGGTGGACGGCCCCGATAGGCGACGGCGCCGCGTCAAACGTTGGTTCGGGCTGTGTTGATCCGGGACGGGCGGCGATTACGGTGGGCACCTCGGCGGCGGTCCGGGTGGTGCGGGCCGTCGTGCCGGGGGAGCCGTTGCCCCGGCTGGCACCGAGCCTCTGGCGGTACCGGGTTGACCAGCGGCACATCGTCACCGGTACCGCATACTCCGCCGGTGGCAATCTCTTCGCCTGGGCCAACCGGGAGTTGCGGCTCCCCGACCGGGCCGAGCTGAACGCGGCCCTGGCCCGGGTGCCCGTCGTCGGTGGCGGGCCGGCGGCGAACGTCTGTTTCGGGGGCGACCGGCCGCCCGGACTGGCTCTGGCGGGTTCCGGAGCGGTGAATGGCCTCGGCTTCGGCACCACCGCCGTGGAGATTCTGGCCGGCCTGATGCGGGGGCTGAGTGAACTGGTCGCGGTGGACCTGGCCGTTCTGGAGTCCGAGCTGGACTCGCGACCGGTCGAGGTGGTCCTGGGTGGCGGGGCGATGGTGGCCTCCGAGTGGTGGCGCCGGGCCTTCGCCGTGGCCCTAGCTCCCCGGCCGGTCTGGCATCAGCGGAACCCGGAGATCGGCGCGATCGGCGCGGCGCTGGTGGCACTCGGTCGGATCGGTGACGCGGCCGGGGTCGCCGATCTAGACCGGACCGGCGAGCTGACCGCTCCTTCCTGA
- a CDS encoding anthranilate synthase family protein: MTHLPPLLAAVAASTDPGPFALVRREGADHLDLYTGSVRVVERLADIPLPTGTPGPATLALVPYRQVVERGFACVDDGAPLECLVIDQHEQIDLPAALEMLPDAAVVTQNTGFDSSDEEYAATVDRVLTDEIGHGAGANFVIRRTLHATVQGAPLRAALTALRSLLLRERGAYWTFVVHTGTRTLVGASPERHVSVDDGLVLMNPISGTFRHTGATADRADLLRFLADPKEVEELYMVLDEELKMMASVAEGGGQVVGPYLKEMSHLAHTEYLLAGRGSKDVRDVLRETMFAPTVTGSPMENACRVIARHERTGRGYYAGVLALLGRDATGGQTLDAPILIRTAELSPAGELRVPVGATLVRHSVAAGEVAETHAKAAAVLAALGLGPQAPEAAAGTVPPFADDPAVRAALAARNAPLARFWLDQRSQDSPGCPGLTGRRALVVDGEDTFTGMLAHQLRALGLTVDVRPWDSPGPHDGYDLVVVGPGPGDPSELTQPKMVALRGLLTELLATGQPTLAVCLGHQLLCGLLGLPLHRRDAPYQGLQREVRVFGVQRRVGFYSTFTARADTDRLHTPYGAMEVARDDANGAVHALRGAAVAGVQFHPESVLSPDGVDVLADLLGDLLPAPSTASAH; encoded by the coding sequence ATGACCCACCTTCCCCCGCTACTCGCCGCCGTCGCGGCCAGCACCGACCCCGGCCCGTTCGCGCTCGTCCGTCGCGAGGGCGCCGACCACCTCGACCTCTACACCGGGTCGGTGCGGGTGGTGGAACGGCTCGCCGACATCCCACTGCCCACCGGGACACCGGGACCGGCCACCCTCGCGTTGGTGCCCTACCGGCAGGTGGTCGAGCGGGGCTTCGCCTGCGTCGACGACGGCGCCCCCCTGGAGTGCCTGGTCATCGACCAGCACGAACAGATCGACCTCCCGGCGGCGTTGGAGATGCTGCCGGATGCCGCGGTGGTCACCCAGAATACGGGCTTCGACAGCTCCGACGAGGAGTACGCGGCGACCGTCGACCGGGTCCTCACCGACGAGATCGGCCACGGAGCGGGCGCCAACTTCGTCATCCGCCGCACCCTGCACGCCACCGTGCAGGGTGCGCCACTGCGGGCGGCGCTGACGGCGCTGCGCTCGCTGTTGCTGCGCGAACGCGGCGCCTACTGGACATTCGTCGTACACACCGGCACCCGGACACTCGTGGGGGCGAGCCCGGAACGACACGTCAGCGTGGACGACGGGTTGGTCCTGATGAACCCGATCAGCGGCACCTTCCGCCACACCGGTGCGACCGCTGACCGGGCCGACCTGCTGCGCTTCCTCGCCGACCCGAAGGAGGTCGAGGAGTTGTACATGGTCCTCGACGAGGAGCTGAAGATGATGGCCTCCGTGGCCGAGGGTGGGGGCCAGGTGGTCGGCCCGTACCTGAAGGAGATGTCCCACCTCGCCCACACCGAGTACCTGCTGGCGGGTCGGGGCTCGAAGGATGTCCGCGACGTGCTGCGGGAAACCATGTTCGCCCCCACGGTGACCGGCAGCCCGATGGAGAACGCGTGCCGGGTCATTGCGCGGCACGAACGCACCGGGCGCGGCTACTACGCGGGGGTGCTGGCGCTGCTCGGTCGGGACGCGACCGGCGGGCAAACCCTCGACGCCCCGATCCTGATCCGTACCGCCGAGCTCTCCCCCGCCGGCGAGCTGCGGGTACCGGTCGGGGCAACCCTGGTCCGACACTCGGTCGCCGCCGGGGAGGTCGCGGAGACACACGCCAAGGCCGCCGCGGTGCTCGCCGCGCTGGGCCTCGGCCCACAGGCGCCAGAAGCAGCCGCGGGGACGGTGCCCCCGTTCGCCGACGACCCAGCGGTACGCGCGGCGTTGGCCGCCCGCAACGCGCCGCTGGCCCGGTTCTGGCTGGACCAACGGTCGCAGGACTCCCCCGGCTGTCCCGGGCTCACCGGCCGCCGGGCCTTGGTCGTGGACGGGGAGGACACCTTCACCGGCATGCTCGCCCACCAGCTACGGGCGCTCGGTCTCACCGTGGACGTGCGGCCGTGGGACTCGCCCGGCCCACACGACGGATACGACCTGGTGGTGGTCGGCCCAGGGCCCGGCGACCCGTCGGAGCTGACCCAGCCGAAGATGGTGGCGCTGCGCGGGCTGCTCACCGAGCTCCTCGCCACCGGCCAGCCAACCCTCGCGGTCTGCCTCGGCCACCAGCTGCTCTGCGGTCTGCTCGGGCTGCCCCTGCACCGGCGGGACGCCCCGTACCAGGGGCTGCAGCGGGAGGTACGAGTTTTCGGCGTCCAGCGGCGAGTTGGCTTCTACTCGACGTTCACCGCACGAGCGGACACGGACCGCCTGCACACCCCGTACGGTGCGATGGAGGTGGCCCGGGACGACGCGAACGGCGCGGTACACGCACTGCGCGGCGCCGCCGTGGCCGGGGTTCAGTTCCACCCCGAATCGGTACTCAGCCCGGACGGCGTGGATGTCCTCGCCGACCTCTTGGGCGACCTGCTGCCCGCGCCGAGTACCGCCAGTGCGCACTAG
- a CDS encoding glucosyl-3-phosphoglycerate synthase — protein sequence MDTWTKCRTSSAQDWHTERLMEAKGENRVSVVLPAYNEEATTGAIVSTIREHLMEQVRLVDELVVVDSRSTDRTAEVARAAGAEVISQDEMTEGLPRLAGKGDALWAGLAATDGDLVAFVDADLREFRPHFVRGLLGPLLTDRSVDFVKGFYHRPLEDQSGPEEDNEGGRVTELMVRPLLNLFWPELAGFVQPLAGEYAGRRHVLEQLPFVTGYGVETAMLVDLLELVGLDALSQVDLGIRKHRHQDTEALGRMSAQIMLTVWARLQQQGWAVPGTSPATLLAQFRRGDSEDLPNLDREIVVNDVSVQERAPLRELRHLVPRR from the coding sequence GTGGACACCTGGACCAAATGTCGGACGTCATCGGCGCAGGATTGGCACACCGAGCGGCTGATGGAGGCGAAGGGGGAGAACAGGGTCAGCGTGGTGCTACCCGCCTACAACGAGGAGGCGACCACCGGGGCGATCGTCTCGACGATCCGCGAACACCTGATGGAGCAGGTTCGCCTCGTTGACGAACTGGTCGTGGTCGACTCCCGGTCCACCGACCGCACTGCGGAGGTGGCCCGGGCCGCCGGCGCGGAGGTGATCAGCCAGGACGAGATGACCGAGGGTCTGCCTCGGCTCGCGGGTAAGGGCGACGCGCTCTGGGCCGGCCTGGCCGCCACCGACGGTGACCTGGTCGCCTTCGTCGACGCTGACCTGCGCGAATTCCGGCCACACTTCGTGCGGGGCCTGCTCGGCCCGTTACTTACCGACCGGTCGGTCGACTTCGTCAAGGGCTTCTACCACCGACCGCTGGAAGACCAGTCCGGCCCCGAGGAGGACAATGAGGGCGGGCGGGTGACAGAGCTGATGGTCCGGCCGCTGCTGAACCTCTTCTGGCCGGAGCTGGCCGGCTTCGTGCAGCCCCTGGCTGGCGAATACGCCGGTCGACGTCATGTGTTGGAACAGCTGCCGTTCGTCACCGGCTACGGGGTGGAGACGGCCATGCTGGTTGACCTGCTGGAGCTGGTCGGCCTGGACGCGCTGTCCCAGGTTGACCTCGGCATCCGGAAGCACCGCCACCAGGACACCGAGGCGTTGGGCCGGATGTCCGCACAGATCATGCTCACCGTCTGGGCACGGTTGCAGCAGCAGGGCTGGGCCGTACCGGGAACCAGCCCAGCGACCCTGCTGGCCCAGTTCCGCCGGGGCGACTCGGAGGACCTGCCCAACCTCGACCGGGAGATCGTCGTCAACGACGTCTCGGTACAGGAACGTGCACCCCTGCGGGAGTTGCGGCACCTGGTGCCGCGCCGGTAG
- a CDS encoding MFS transporter has translation MSFRPRLPRLPGRGVGSVGGGGRPRRRLTLVAAAACIFLMQLDFYALNLALPSMAAEFGSSTTDLQWVISGYILAQAAFLIPGGKLGDILGRRRMLVVGLVIFGVGSLGAGLGSDPPIVIAFRVVQGMGSGIVYPLAFAVITEAFPGRQAKRAIGNAYGIGAVALAMGPLLGGGVTELISWRSVLLVNVPFCLVAIVAALAWLPESRDPTVSRRIDLAGLVVVVLGIVAITVAADRMNAWRPVVAAALAVGGLVLLAAFVLRERVAESPLVRLDLFRNAKFVVVTLMGMVAYVAFVVTIFATTIHLQQVRGYSPFVAGLAVLAASVGGGVADPFAGRLSQRVAVRRLIAAAILIGAVGLVVVAFGGQIGPYLLGLAVAGFGYQIGSTLTNLGTQAMVPAERAGEASGVTFTILSAGSGVAVAAAGTLIEQGDLAAGIMRVLLGVAASSAVATMLLARVPRFT, from the coding sequence GTGTCGTTCCGCCCGCGCCTTCCTCGGCTGCCGGGCCGCGGCGTCGGGTCGGTGGGGGGTGGCGGGCGGCCGCGGCGCAGGCTGACGTTGGTCGCGGCCGCCGCGTGTATCTTCCTGATGCAGTTGGATTTCTATGCGTTGAATCTGGCGTTGCCGTCGATGGCGGCGGAGTTCGGTTCCTCCACCACGGATCTACAGTGGGTGATCAGCGGCTACATCCTGGCCCAGGCGGCGTTTCTCATCCCGGGTGGCAAACTCGGTGACATCCTTGGTCGTCGGCGCATGCTTGTCGTGGGTTTGGTGATTTTCGGGGTGGGGTCGCTTGGTGCGGGTCTGGGCTCCGATCCGCCGATCGTGATTGCCTTTCGGGTTGTGCAGGGAATGGGATCCGGGATCGTGTATCCGCTTGCCTTCGCGGTGATTACCGAGGCGTTCCCGGGGCGGCAGGCGAAGCGGGCGATCGGTAACGCGTACGGCATCGGGGCGGTGGCGCTGGCGATGGGGCCGTTGCTCGGTGGCGGGGTAACGGAGCTGATCAGCTGGCGAAGCGTGCTCCTGGTGAACGTGCCGTTCTGCCTTGTGGCGATCGTGGCCGCCCTCGCCTGGCTTCCGGAGTCGCGTGACCCCACGGTGTCGCGCCGGATCGACCTGGCGGGTCTGGTCGTGGTGGTGCTGGGGATTGTGGCGATCACCGTGGCGGCGGACCGGATGAATGCCTGGCGACCGGTGGTGGCCGCTGCCCTCGCTGTCGGTGGGCTGGTGCTGCTGGCCGCGTTCGTGCTTCGGGAGCGGGTGGCCGAGAGTCCACTGGTCCGGCTGGATCTATTCAGAAACGCCAAGTTCGTGGTGGTGACTCTGATGGGGATGGTCGCCTACGTCGCCTTCGTGGTCACGATCTTCGCCACGACAATCCATCTACAACAGGTTCGGGGCTACTCGCCCTTCGTCGCGGGCCTGGCGGTCCTCGCCGCCTCGGTCGGCGGCGGCGTGGCCGATCCGTTCGCGGGTCGGCTCAGCCAACGGGTCGCGGTGCGTCGGTTGATCGCCGCCGCCATCCTGATCGGCGCGGTCGGATTGGTCGTGGTGGCCTTTGGCGGGCAGATCGGGCCGTATCTGCTCGGTCTGGCGGTCGCCGGGTTTGGCTACCAGATTGGGTCCACCCTGACCAACCTGGGCACGCAGGCCATGGTCCCGGCCGAGCGGGCCGGCGAGGCATCCGGAGTGACGTTCACGATCCTCTCCGCCGGCTCGGGTGTCGCGGTCGCGGCGGCCGGCACGCTGATCGAGCAGGGCGACCTCGCCGCGGGCATCATGCGGGTTCTCCTGGGAGTAGCGGCCAGCAGTGCGGTGGCCACGATGTTGCTGGCCCGGGTGCCCCGATTCACCTGA
- a CDS encoding alpha/beta hydrolase yields the protein MPRTQSPTTEAVSIETRNGYGTTLAAIVHLPSEFDTGTTHSAVVVSHTGGGVKEQTAGLYASKLAASGLVAVAYDASFQGESTGTPRQLENPHIRTEDISAVIDFLTTLPYLDNNQIGAMGICVGGGYSINAAINDPRIKAVGTVSMVNIGQMFRNGWDGSGADADAGSALAQGAGARIHDASSAERERYPLAPMRKQDAQNPEEEEIWEYYHTPRGAHPNAPGFMTTRSLNQIITYDAFHKAEVYLTQPLLLIAGSEDGSKWMTEDAHARAASTDKSLYLMDGANHMTLYDRQPYVNDAASKLAQFFADKL from the coding sequence ATGCCTCGGACCCAGTCCCCCACGACCGAGGCGGTGTCGATCGAGACCCGCAACGGGTACGGAACCACTCTCGCCGCCATCGTCCACCTGCCCTCGGAGTTTGACACAGGTACGACCCACTCCGCGGTCGTTGTTTCCCATACCGGCGGTGGTGTCAAGGAACAGACCGCCGGTCTGTACGCGAGCAAGCTCGCGGCGAGTGGGCTGGTCGCGGTCGCGTACGACGCCTCGTTTCAGGGCGAGAGCACCGGCACCCCGCGGCAGCTGGAAAACCCGCACATCCGTACCGAGGACATCAGCGCCGTCATCGACTTCCTCACCACGCTGCCCTACCTTGACAACAACCAGATCGGCGCGATGGGCATCTGCGTCGGCGGCGGGTACAGCATCAACGCCGCGATCAACGATCCACGCATCAAGGCGGTTGGCACGGTAAGCATGGTCAATATCGGCCAGATGTTCCGCAACGGTTGGGACGGGTCCGGCGCCGACGCTGATGCGGGGTCCGCGCTCGCGCAGGGGGCCGGAGCACGCATCCATGACGCGAGTAGTGCGGAAAGAGAACGATACCCTCTCGCGCCGATGCGCAAGCAGGATGCCCAGAACCCGGAGGAGGAGGAGATCTGGGAGTATTACCACACGCCGCGTGGTGCGCATCCGAATGCCCCGGGCTTCATGACAACCCGTAGTTTGAATCAGATCATCACCTACGACGCTTTCCACAAGGCCGAGGTGTACTTGACTCAGCCGCTGCTGCTCATCGCCGGCAGCGAGGACGGTTCGAAGTGGATGACCGAGGACGCCCACGCCCGGGCGGCGAGCACCGACAAGTCGCTGTATCTCATGGACGGCGCCAACCACATGACCCTCTACGACCGCCAGCCCTACGTCAACGATGCCGCCTCGAAACTGGCCCAGTTTTTCGCAGACAAGCTCTAG